The following are encoded in a window of Actinomyces oris genomic DNA:
- a CDS encoding ABC transporter substrate-binding protein, whose protein sequence is MNNALTVSRRGFGLGAAAFGLLLVSGCSRGSGSEGGGLGSGSGKLTLAYNSDGPHKTWAEAVCHSVSNVLGITMEPLPVAQFSEMRSAITKHTLLGAFRSGWLADYPSLENFLNATFQTGASANDSQYSSKTFDDLLDKAAAATDPQTAYGYFRQAQSQLFADLPGIPLWYQNGIGGYSRNASNVDFNWIATPVYEEARSSANGGVILANNTEPQNSLLPTNTNEFGGGRVLDLIYAGLIRYDKDGNVINEVASSIETTDNQHYTITLKPGWTFSDGSPVTADSFIKAWKFGALLSNAQLGSSFFERIKGFSYDEDSELTGLTKVDDLTFTVELNAPASDFKISLGHYAYYPMPDSAFKDIKAYGNKPVGNGPYRLVSWDHDSRMVLEPNPAYAGGRTVANKGVTFKLYTSYDSVYNDLLADAIDIADGVPDSFLPIFQKQLGERAINKPAAYFQGLAIDVTHEHWKMDEEGRARRAAICRAIDRKLICDKLYYGTRTPAKDFTAPTVVGWTPDVPGNEVLTYDPDEARRLWARAEAISTF, encoded by the coding sequence ATGAACAACGCCCTGACAGTGTCGCGCCGTGGCTTCGGGCTCGGCGCGGCCGCCTTCGGCCTGCTCCTGGTCTCAGGATGCTCGCGCGGATCGGGTTCGGAAGGAGGCGGGCTGGGTAGCGGCAGCGGCAAGCTGACCCTGGCCTACAACTCCGACGGCCCCCACAAGACCTGGGCCGAGGCCGTGTGCCACTCGGTGTCCAACGTCCTGGGCATCACCATGGAGCCCCTGCCGGTGGCCCAGTTCTCCGAGATGCGCTCGGCCATCACCAAGCACACCCTCCTGGGCGCCTTCCGTTCCGGATGGTTGGCCGACTACCCCTCGCTGGAGAACTTCCTCAACGCCACCTTCCAGACCGGCGCCAGCGCCAACGACTCCCAGTACTCCTCGAAGACCTTCGACGACCTGCTCGATAAGGCGGCGGCCGCCACCGATCCCCAGACCGCCTACGGCTACTTCCGCCAGGCCCAGTCCCAGCTCTTCGCCGACCTGCCCGGCATCCCGCTGTGGTACCAGAACGGGATCGGCGGATACTCCCGCAACGCCTCCAACGTCGACTTCAACTGGATCGCCACCCCGGTCTACGAGGAGGCCCGCTCCAGCGCCAACGGCGGCGTCATCCTGGCCAACAACACCGAGCCCCAGAACTCGCTGCTGCCCACCAACACCAACGAGTTCGGTGGTGGGCGGGTCCTCGACCTGATCTATGCCGGTCTGATCCGCTACGACAAGGACGGTAACGTCATCAACGAGGTGGCCTCTTCCATTGAGACCACGGACAACCAGCACTACACGATCACTCTCAAACCGGGCTGGACCTTCTCCGACGGCAGTCCGGTGACCGCCGACTCCTTCATCAAGGCTTGGAAGTTCGGCGCCCTGCTGTCCAACGCCCAGCTCGGCTCCTCCTTCTTCGAGCGGATCAAGGGCTTCTCCTACGACGAGGACTCCGAGCTGACCGGGTTGACCAAGGTGGATGACCTCACCTTCACAGTCGAGCTGAACGCCCCGGCGTCGGACTTCAAGATCAGCCTGGGGCACTACGCCTACTATCCGATGCCGGACTCCGCCTTCAAGGACATCAAGGCCTACGGCAACAAGCCCGTGGGCAACGGCCCCTACCGGCTCGTCTCCTGGGACCACGACAGCCGGATGGTCCTGGAGCCCAACCCCGCCTACGCCGGCGGGCGCACCGTGGCGAACAAGGGCGTCACCTTCAAGCTGTACACGAGCTACGACTCGGTCTACAACGACCTGCTGGCCGACGCCATCGACATCGCCGACGGAGTCCCCGACTCCTTCCTGCCCATCTTCCAGAAGCAGCTGGGCGAGCGTGCCATCAACAAGCCAGCCGCATACTTCCAGGGACTCGCCATCGACGTCACCCACGAGCACTGGAAGATGGACGAGGAGGGACGCGCCCGCCGTGCCGCCATCTGCCGGGCCATCGACCGCAAGCTCATCTGCGACAAGCTCTATTACGGCACCCGCACGCCCGCCAAGGACTTCACCGCTCCCACCGTTGTGGGCTGGACGCCGGATGTCCCGGGCAATGAGGTCCTCACTTACGACCCGGACGAGGCCAGACGCCTGTGGGCGCGGGCCGAGGCCATCTCCACGTTCTGA
- a CDS encoding ABC transporter permease, whose protein sequence is MLRYVARRLLQMVPVFFGATLLIYAMVFALPGDPIAALGGQRSLSPEVIDQIKASYHLDKPFIVQYLLYLKGLFTLDLGQSLRGTESILDVLVRAYPITIKLSLMALAFEAIAGIGFGLIAGVRKGGWFDATVLVLSLVVIAVPTFVIGFVLQFIVGVRLGWLPVTAGESPGFTELLMPAMVLGAVSFAYVLRLTRTEVAENLTADHVRTARAKGLSGARVMIVHVLRNSLVPVVTFLGADLGALMGGAIVTEGIFNIKGVGGTLYSAIIRGDGPMVVSFTTVLVLVFIISNLLVDLLYAALDPRIRYA, encoded by the coding sequence ATGCTTCGCTACGTCGCACGCAGGCTGCTGCAGATGGTCCCGGTGTTCTTCGGTGCCACGCTGCTCATCTACGCGATGGTCTTCGCCCTGCCGGGCGACCCGATCGCCGCGCTCGGGGGCCAGCGCTCGCTCAGCCCCGAGGTGATCGACCAGATCAAGGCCAGCTACCACCTCGACAAGCCCTTCATCGTCCAGTACCTGCTCTACCTCAAGGGACTGTTCACCCTGGACCTGGGCCAGTCGCTGCGGGGGACCGAGTCCATCCTCGACGTGCTGGTGCGGGCCTACCCGATCACCATCAAGCTCTCCCTCATGGCCCTGGCCTTCGAGGCCATCGCGGGCATCGGCTTCGGCCTCATCGCCGGGGTGAGGAAGGGCGGCTGGTTCGACGCCACCGTCCTGGTGCTCTCCCTGGTGGTCATCGCCGTGCCCACCTTCGTCATCGGCTTCGTCCTGCAGTTCATCGTCGGGGTCCGCCTGGGATGGCTGCCCGTGACCGCCGGCGAGAGCCCCGGCTTCACCGAGCTCCTCATGCCCGCCATGGTGCTGGGCGCCGTCTCCTTCGCCTACGTGCTGCGCCTGACCCGTACCGAGGTGGCCGAGAACCTCACCGCCGACCACGTGCGCACCGCCCGGGCCAAGGGCCTGAGCGGGGCCCGCGTCATGATCGTCCACGTCCTGCGCAACTCCCTGGTCCCCGTCGTCACCTTCCTGGGTGCGGACCTAGGGGCCCTCATGGGAGGCGCCATCGTCACCGAGGGCATCTTCAACATCAAGGGAGTGGGAGGCACCCTCTACTCCGCCATCATCCGCGGCGACGGCCCCATGGTCGTGTCCTTCACCACCGTGCTCGTGCTCGTCTTCATCATCTCCAACCTCCTGGTGGACCTGCTCTACGCCGCCCTGGACCCGAGGATCCGCTATGCCTGA
- a CDS encoding LLM class flavin-dependent oxidoreductase, translating to MSQPERRAVPVLSVMDMVPVSAGCSRTDALTDMIALARAADAAGYERYWLAEHHGSTTYLSSATIVLMGQVLAATERLGVASGGIMLPNHAPLVVAEQIGTLATLYPGRVDLGLGRAPGTDRRTAAALRRRASEPGRFAEEILEILAYLGDEPVPERVPGSLLLGSPGNPDDALHAPEPGGPRVRAIPGEGTHPTVWVLGSSVNGARVAGRLGLPFAVASHFAPVQAEAAIATYRSVLESRTEDAPGPQYAPDVPRVAAAVNVMVAPSQEEARLLFSTAMAAAARIVGNRPGPLDPPSQDPEAWRAYAPGREGAVEAAMSLSFVGTADDVAARLREQAARWDLDEILVVTYAHDPALRRRSYELLAQAWTA from the coding sequence ATGAGTCAGCCCGAAAGGCGGGCCGTACCCGTCCTGTCCGTCATGGACATGGTCCCCGTCAGCGCCGGATGCAGCCGCACCGACGCTCTTACCGACATGATCGCCCTGGCTCGAGCCGCCGATGCCGCCGGCTATGAGCGCTACTGGTTGGCCGAGCACCACGGCTCCACCACCTACCTGTCCTCGGCGACCATCGTCCTCATGGGGCAGGTCCTGGCCGCCACCGAGCGTCTGGGTGTCGCCTCCGGCGGGATCATGCTGCCCAACCACGCCCCGCTCGTCGTCGCCGAGCAGATCGGAACCCTGGCCACCCTCTACCCCGGCCGGGTTGATCTGGGACTGGGTCGGGCCCCGGGCACCGACCGGCGCACGGCCGCTGCACTGCGCCGGCGGGCCTCCGAACCGGGTCGTTTCGCCGAGGAGATCCTGGAGATCCTCGCCTACCTCGGTGACGAGCCCGTGCCGGAACGGGTCCCCGGCTCCCTCCTCCTGGGCTCCCCCGGCAATCCCGACGACGCCCTCCACGCCCCTGAGCCCGGCGGCCCCCGCGTGCGGGCCATCCCCGGGGAGGGCACCCACCCGACCGTGTGGGTGCTCGGCTCCTCGGTCAACGGCGCCCGCGTGGCCGGCCGGCTCGGACTTCCCTTCGCCGTAGCCTCGCACTTCGCCCCGGTCCAGGCCGAGGCGGCGATCGCCACCTACCGCTCCGTCCTGGAGTCCCGTACCGAAGACGCTCCCGGCCCTCAGTACGCACCGGATGTCCCCCGGGTCGCGGCCGCCGTCAACGTCATGGTGGCCCCCAGCCAGGAGGAGGCCCGCCTGCTGTTCAGCACCGCCATGGCCGCCGCTGCCCGCATTGTCGGCAACCGGCCCGGGCCGCTGGACCCGCCCAGCCAGGACCCCGAGGCCTGGCGCGCCTACGCGCCCGGCCGGGAGGGGGCCGTCGAGGCGGCCATGTCCCTGTCCTTCGTGGGCACGGCCGACGACGTCGCCGCCCGCCTGCGTGAGCAGGCCGCCCGGTGGGACCTCGACGAGATCCTCGTGGTCACCTACGCCCACGACCCGGCCCTGCGGCGCCGCTCCTATGAGCTGCTCGCCCAGGCCTGGACCGCCTGA
- a CDS encoding biotin transporter BioY codes for MVTKLSSTSTAGSLAHSPALARVREAGLVLAGTLALTLIGQIVIPLPFTPVPISMGTFAALGVGAVLGSRRGALSAMLLGALAAVGAPVLAGWTGGTVVTFGYVIGYTLIAAIAGRAATVWSRHSGSATSRVATGVALMLLASASVYVPGLIWLKVATGASWSTALSLGLVPFIAGDILKSVVATGLLPARSRLG; via the coding sequence ATGGTCACCAAACTCTCCTCCACGTCAACCGCCGGCAGCCTCGCCCACAGTCCCGCGCTCGCCCGCGTTCGCGAGGCCGGCCTGGTCCTGGCGGGAACGCTCGCCCTGACCCTCATCGGCCAGATCGTGATCCCCCTGCCCTTCACTCCGGTGCCGATCTCCATGGGCACCTTCGCAGCCCTTGGCGTCGGAGCCGTGCTCGGCTCGCGCCGTGGCGCCCTGTCCGCGATGCTCCTCGGCGCCCTGGCCGCTGTTGGGGCTCCGGTCCTGGCCGGTTGGACCGGGGGCACCGTCGTGACCTTCGGTTACGTCATCGGCTACACCCTCATCGCCGCCATCGCTGGACGCGCCGCCACCGTGTGGTCGCGCCACTCCGGCTCCGCAACCTCCCGGGTCGCCACCGGCGTCGCCCTCATGCTGCTGGCCTCGGCCTCGGTCTACGTCCCGGGCCTCATCTGGCTGAAGGTCGCCACCGGCGCCAGCTGGAGCACTGCCCTGAGCCTGGGCCTGGTGCCCTTCATCGCGGGAGACATCCTCAAGTCCGTGGTCGCCACCGGCCTGCTCCCCGCGCGCAGCCGCCTTGGCTGA
- a CDS encoding ABC transporter permease, with protein sequence MPENTTSPTTRPGQERFVIADDEIGLGAVDAVADESAPASVWVDAWRQLRRRPIFWAASVLIAVAVAFSLVPGLIAPRDPGYCTLVNSYQGPSWGHPFGFDIQGCDIFARTVHGARASVSVGIFTTLVVVLVGSAVGALAGFFGGFFDALLSRVTDIFFAVPFVLAAIVVMQMFRNDRSILTVILVLALFGWPQIARITRGSVMSVKNEDYVTASRALGSGRMAMLLRHVMPNAAAPIIVTATVELGVFIVSEATLSFLGIGLPSSVVSWGADIAAAKDALNSHPSVLLFPSGALALTVLGFIMLGDVVRDALDPKARK encoded by the coding sequence ATGCCTGAGAACACCACGTCCCCCACTACCCGCCCGGGCCAGGAGCGCTTCGTCATCGCCGACGACGAGATCGGCCTGGGCGCCGTCGACGCCGTCGCCGACGAGTCCGCCCCGGCCTCCGTCTGGGTCGACGCCTGGAGGCAGCTGCGCCGTCGGCCCATCTTCTGGGCGGCCTCGGTGCTCATCGCCGTGGCCGTGGCCTTCTCCCTGGTCCCCGGGCTCATCGCCCCGCGCGACCCCGGCTACTGCACGCTGGTCAACTCCTACCAGGGGCCCTCCTGGGGCCATCCCTTCGGATTCGACATCCAGGGCTGCGACATCTTCGCCCGCACCGTCCACGGCGCCCGGGCCTCGGTGAGCGTGGGCATCTTCACCACCCTCGTCGTGGTCCTCGTGGGCTCGGCCGTCGGGGCCCTGGCCGGATTCTTCGGCGGGTTCTTCGACGCGCTACTCTCGCGCGTCACCGACATCTTCTTCGCCGTGCCCTTCGTCCTGGCGGCCATCGTCGTCATGCAGATGTTCCGCAACGACCGCTCGATCCTCACCGTCATCCTGGTCCTGGCCCTGTTCGGCTGGCCCCAGATCGCCCGCATCACGCGAGGCTCGGTCATGAGCGTCAAGAACGAGGACTACGTGACCGCCTCACGGGCGCTGGGCTCGGGACGCATGGCCATGCTGCTGCGCCACGTCATGCCCAACGCGGCCGCCCCCATCATCGTGACCGCCACCGTCGAGCTCGGCGTCTTCATCGTCTCGGAAGCTACCTTGAGCTTCCTGGGCATCGGGCTGCCTTCCTCGGTCGTCTCCTGGGGTGCGGACATCGCGGCCGCCAAGGACGCCCTCAACAGCCACCCCAGCGTCCTGCTCTTCCCCTCCGGCGCACTGGCCCTGACCGTGCTCGGCTTCATCATGCTCGGCGACGTCGTCCGCGACGCCCTGGACCCGAAGGCCCGCAAGTGA
- a CDS encoding ABC transporter permease — protein MASIGKQMTVGGYTPVEQGGEAPLSPEDLGDITKETPRDSRRLTRRQIITRRFWRNKGAVVGAIGFLLMVLFALLGGTATHWTFTDVDSSAFLQAPSADHWFGTTQGGRDVYAMVVEGTRKSMMIGVFVALLQTGIAAVIGSSAAYFGGWWEKIALWATDLLLVVPSFLIIAILSQRAGAAKGSIVLFIILLAGFGWMLTARVVRSLTLSVKNLEYVNAARFMNVPSPVIIARHILPNIASLLIVDATINVAYAVISETTLSYFGFGVQPPNTSLGTLIAEGQRSATTYPWIFLAPAAVLVLMLLCVNVMGDGLRDAIDPSSKSGGKA, from the coding sequence ATGGCCTCCATCGGCAAGCAGATGACGGTGGGTGGCTACACCCCCGTCGAGCAGGGCGGGGAGGCCCCACTGAGCCCCGAGGACCTGGGCGACATCACCAAGGAGACCCCCAGGGACTCCCGGCGTCTGACCCGCAGGCAGATCATCACCCGGCGCTTCTGGCGCAACAAGGGGGCCGTCGTCGGAGCGATCGGCTTCCTGCTCATGGTGCTCTTCGCGCTCCTAGGTGGCACCGCGACCCACTGGACCTTCACCGACGTCGACTCCTCCGCCTTCCTGCAGGCCCCCAGTGCCGATCACTGGTTCGGCACCACCCAGGGCGGCCGCGACGTCTACGCGATGGTCGTGGAGGGCACCCGCAAGTCCATGATGATCGGCGTCTTCGTCGCCCTGCTCCAGACGGGCATCGCCGCCGTCATCGGGTCCTCGGCTGCCTACTTCGGCGGCTGGTGGGAGAAGATCGCCCTGTGGGCCACCGACCTGCTCCTGGTGGTGCCCTCCTTCCTCATCATCGCGATCCTCTCCCAGCGGGCCGGAGCCGCCAAGGGCTCCATCGTGCTGTTCATCATCCTCCTGGCCGGCTTCGGCTGGATGCTCACGGCCCGCGTGGTGCGCTCCCTGACCCTGAGCGTGAAGAACCTGGAGTACGTCAATGCCGCCCGCTTCATGAACGTGCCCAGTCCCGTCATCATCGCCCGGCACATCCTGCCCAATATCGCCTCCCTGCTCATCGTGGACGCCACCATCAACGTGGCCTACGCCGTCATCAGCGAGACGACGCTGTCCTACTTCGGCTTCGGGGTCCAGCCGCCCAACACCTCCCTGGGCACCCTCATTGCCGAGGGGCAGCGCTCCGCGACCACCTACCCCTGGATCTTCCTGGCCCCGGCCGCCGTGCTCGTCCTCATGCTCCTGTGCGTCAACGTCATGGGTGACGGTCTGCGCGATGCCATCGATCCCTCGTCCAAGTCAGGAGGCAAGGCATGA
- a CDS encoding dipeptide ABC transporter ATP-binding protein has product MTPSNASTATASGASDKTFAPASSWKAESDPLLEIRDLEVAFRSSTGLVPAVRKANLTLYPGQSVAIVGESGSGKSTLAHAVIGLLPGTGRVTGGTIRFQGRDITHLGTQELTALRGSSIGLVPQDPMSNLNPVWSIGFQVKEALRANGLAGVADDRLAHLMAEHAGHAGRTGHADRAQKAAPSAGGRIDVDEQVALLLEQAGLPEASRRAKQYPHEFSGGMRQRALIAIGLAARPDLLIADEPTSALDVTVQRRILDHLQTLVRELGTAMLFITHDLGLAAERAEHIVVMHRGRVVESGPSLEVLQDPRHPYTQRLVKAAPSLASRRIESAHARGIQVTDDELLGASLGSSATEEILRVEHLTKVFEVRGAKGKDKTLTAVDDVSFGIRKGTTTALVGESGSGKSTVANIILNLIDPTSGKVFHDGVDLSTLGPKELFALRRIMQPVFQNPYGSLDPMYSIFRVVEEPLRVHGIGTAKEREARVAELLDMVSLPRSVMRRYPHELSGGQRQRVAIARALALKPQIVVLDEAVSALDVLVQAQILRLLSDLQSELELTYLFITHDLAVVRQIADDVVVMEHGRIVESGAADELFANPSQDYTRELIRAVPGAGIDLYGDEAPSRSES; this is encoded by the coding sequence GTGACACCCTCCAACGCATCTACCGCCACCGCCTCAGGCGCCTCCGACAAGACCTTCGCCCCCGCGTCCTCCTGGAAGGCCGAGAGCGACCCCCTCCTGGAGATCCGTGACCTGGAGGTCGCCTTCCGCTCCTCGACCGGGCTCGTCCCGGCCGTGCGCAAGGCGAACCTGACCCTCTACCCCGGCCAGTCGGTCGCCATCGTGGGGGAGTCGGGCTCGGGCAAGTCCACCCTGGCCCACGCCGTCATCGGGCTGCTGCCCGGAACCGGCCGGGTCACCGGCGGCACGATCCGCTTCCAGGGCCGCGACATCACCCACCTGGGCACCCAGGAGCTCACCGCCCTGCGCGGCTCCTCCATCGGCCTGGTGCCCCAGGACCCCATGTCCAACCTCAACCCGGTGTGGTCCATCGGCTTCCAGGTCAAGGAGGCGCTGCGGGCCAACGGCCTGGCCGGCGTCGCCGACGACCGCCTCGCCCACCTCATGGCCGAACATGCCGGGCACGCGGGGCGCACTGGGCACGCCGACCGCGCCCAGAAGGCGGCCCCCTCGGCCGGCGGGCGCATCGACGTCGACGAGCAGGTGGCCCTCCTGCTGGAGCAGGCCGGCCTGCCCGAGGCCTCCCGGCGGGCCAAGCAGTACCCTCACGAGTTCTCCGGCGGCATGCGCCAGCGCGCCCTCATCGCCATCGGCCTGGCTGCCCGCCCCGACCTGCTCATCGCCGATGAGCCCACCAGCGCCCTGGACGTCACCGTCCAGCGACGTATCCTCGACCACCTCCAGACCCTCGTGCGCGAGCTGGGCACCGCGATGCTCTTCATCACCCACGACCTGGGGCTGGCCGCCGAGAGGGCCGAGCACATCGTCGTCATGCACCGCGGCCGGGTCGTCGAGTCCGGCCCCAGCCTCGAGGTGCTCCAGGATCCCCGTCACCCCTACACCCAGCGCCTGGTCAAGGCCGCCCCCTCCCTGGCCTCCCGGCGCATCGAGTCCGCCCACGCCCGCGGCATCCAGGTCACCGACGACGAGCTCCTGGGCGCCAGCCTGGGATCGAGCGCCACCGAGGAGATCCTGCGCGTGGAGCACCTCACCAAGGTCTTCGAGGTGCGCGGCGCCAAGGGCAAGGACAAGACCCTCACCGCCGTCGACGACGTCAGCTTCGGTATCCGCAAGGGCACGACGACGGCGCTCGTGGGCGAGTCCGGCTCGGGCAAGTCCACGGTCGCCAACATCATCCTGAACCTCATCGACCCCACCTCCGGCAAGGTGTTCCACGACGGGGTGGACCTGTCCACCCTGGGGCCCAAGGAGCTCTTCGCCCTGCGGCGCATCATGCAGCCGGTCTTCCAGAACCCCTACGGCTCCCTGGACCCGATGTACTCGATCTTCCGCGTCGTCGAGGAGCCGCTGCGGGTCCACGGGATCGGCACGGCCAAGGAGCGCGAGGCGCGCGTCGCCGAGCTGCTCGACATGGTCTCCCTGCCGCGCTCGGTCATGCGCCGCTACCCCCACGAGCTCTCCGGCGGTCAGCGCCAGCGCGTCGCCATCGCCCGCGCCCTGGCCCTCAAGCCGCAGATCGTCGTCCTCGACGAGGCGGTCTCCGCCCTGGACGTGTTGGTCCAGGCCCAGATCCTGCGCCTGCTGTCCGACCTGCAGTCCGAGCTGGAGCTGACCTACCTGTTCATCACCCACGACCTGGCCGTCGTGCGCCAGATCGCTGACGACGTCGTCGTCATGGAGCACGGGCGCATCGTGGAGTCCGGGGCGGCCGACGAGCTCTTCGCGAACCCGAGCCAGGACTACACCCGCGAGCTCATCCGGGCCGTCCCCGGAGCCGGCATCGACCTCTACGGCGATGAGGCTCCCTCGAGGTCCGAGAGCTGA
- a CDS encoding ABC transporter permease — MLPYLARRIANYAVLLFIATSLAYLLASASLDPSALWNRQDPSLNWDAIHANLVKYNISHDLPVWDRYVTWLRNVLFHWDWGRTPKGELINTLIGTKIFVSVRLVILGAAIGMVGGVALGAWTATRQYRFSDRAISLISMIIISTPAMVIAILLQVLAVQINRSSGFQIFEFTGEGEGALGRLQHLLLPTLSMSLGGIASYSRFQRNLMLDTLGADYVRTARAKGLIKRKALTRHALRTALIPMATYFAFALATLFTGAAITERVYGWHGMGEYSISAIAGMDINGVTAVVAFSGLCTLTGALLSDVFVAIVDPRVRVS; from the coding sequence ATGCTCCCGTACCTGGCGCGCCGGATCGCGAACTACGCGGTCCTGCTGTTCATCGCCACGTCGTTGGCGTACCTGCTGGCCTCGGCCTCCCTGGACCCCTCAGCCCTGTGGAACCGTCAGGACCCCTCCCTCAACTGGGACGCCATTCACGCCAACCTCGTGAAGTACAACATCAGCCACGACCTGCCCGTGTGGGACCGCTACGTCACCTGGCTGCGCAACGTGCTCTTCCACTGGGACTGGGGGCGCACCCCCAAGGGCGAGCTCATCAACACCCTCATCGGCACCAAGATCTTCGTCTCGGTGCGGCTGGTCATCCTGGGTGCAGCCATCGGCATGGTCGGGGGAGTGGCCCTGGGGGCCTGGACCGCCACGCGCCAGTACCGCTTCTCCGACCGCGCGATCTCCCTGATCTCCATGATTATCATCTCCACCCCCGCCATGGTCATCGCGATCCTCCTGCAGGTCCTGGCCGTCCAGATCAACCGCAGCTCCGGCTTCCAGATCTTCGAGTTCACCGGTGAGGGGGAGGGCGCCCTCGGTCGCCTCCAGCACCTGCTGCTTCCCACCCTGTCGATGTCGCTGGGCGGTATCGCCTCCTACTCCCGCTTCCAGCGCAACCTCATGCTCGACACCCTGGGCGCCGACTACGTGCGCACCGCCCGCGCCAAGGGCCTCATCAAGCGCAAGGCGCTGACCCGCCACGCGCTGCGCACCGCGCTCATCCCCATGGCCACCTACTTCGCCTTCGCCCTGGCCACCCTGTTCACCGGTGCCGCCATCACCGAGCGGGTCTACGGCTGGCACGGCATGGGCGAGTACTCCATCAGTGCGATCGCCGGTATGGACATCAACGGGGTGACGGCCGTGGTCGCCTTCTCCGGGCTGTGCACCCTCACCGGTGCGCTCCTGTCCGATGTCTTCGTGGCGATCGTCGACCCGAGAGTGAGGGTGAGCTGA